The Prevotella sp. E9-3 genome has a window encoding:
- the mutY gene encoding A/G-specific adenine glycosylase, protein MYSNFSLSLLEWYQQNGRELPWRSTRDPYAIWLSEIILQQTRVQQGWAYWERFMERWPTVEQLAAASEDEVLRLWQGLGYYSRARNLHTAARQIVEMGGFPASYEQIRSLKGVGDYTAAAIASLAFNLPEAVVDGNVYRVLSRHFGIDTPINTTQGKKEFTALARQLLPAPKAAAYNQAIMDFGAIQCTPQSPRCDQCPLQESCVAFREGRVEMLPVKLRKLEVKERRLAYVYIRCNGETAIRRRGAGDIWQGLWEFLLVKDDLAQVSVKDEPSNISVKEKPSQTSVEVVGAQASAITSQFSDLLKDALPVVKGFRHVLTHRVLLCDFYLLQAEEKPLLPEEYIWVREDELDRYALPRMIELLLKKLP, encoded by the coding sequence ATGTATAGTAATTTCTCCCTTTCACTATTGGAGTGGTATCAGCAGAACGGTCGCGAACTGCCTTGGCGGTCCACCCGTGATCCCTATGCTATTTGGCTGAGTGAGATAATCCTCCAGCAGACACGTGTGCAGCAGGGATGGGCCTATTGGGAACGTTTCATGGAGCGTTGGCCCACTGTTGAGCAACTGGCTGCGGCCAGTGAGGATGAGGTGTTGAGGCTTTGGCAGGGACTTGGCTATTATTCCAGAGCCCGAAATCTTCATACTGCAGCCCGGCAAATCGTTGAAATGGGCGGCTTTCCCGCTTCTTACGAACAGATTCGTTCTTTGAAAGGGGTTGGCGACTATACTGCAGCAGCGATAGCTTCGCTGGCCTTCAATCTTCCAGAGGCTGTGGTAGATGGTAATGTCTATCGCGTATTGTCAAGGCATTTCGGCATTGATACTCCTATTAATACCACACAAGGAAAGAAAGAGTTTACAGCCTTGGCCCGTCAACTGCTTCCCGCTCCAAAGGCAGCCGCTTACAATCAAGCCATCATGGATTTCGGAGCTATTCAATGTACGCCCCAGTCGCCCCGTTGTGATCAATGTCCGTTGCAGGAATCGTGTGTGGCTTTCCGAGAGGGGAGGGTAGAAATGCTGCCTGTGAAATTGCGAAAACTGGAAGTGAAAGAGCGCCGCCTCGCGTACGTATATATAAGGTGTAATGGCGAAACGGCTATTCGTCGGCGTGGAGCTGGTGATATTTGGCAAGGACTATGGGAATTTCTGCTGGTGAAAGATGATCTCGCTCAAGTATCTGTGAAGGATGAGCCTTCTAATATATCTGTGAAAGAAAAGCCTTCTCAAACATCTGTGGAGGTAGTGGGTGCTCAGGCATCGGCAATAACTTCTCAATTCTCTGATTTATTGAAAGATGCACTGCCTGTGGTGAAAGGCTTCCGTCATGTGCTGACTCATCGTGTTCTGCTTTGCGATTTCTATCTGTTGCAGGCCGAAGAAAAGCCTTTGCTGCCCGAAGAATATATTTGGGTGCGAGAGGATGAGCTGGACCGTTATGCCTTGCCAAGAATGATTGAACTGTTACTGAAAAAACTTCCTTGA